One part of the Marinobacter sp. MDS2 genome encodes these proteins:
- a CDS encoding FAD:protein FMN transferase, with product MTSRMFGPVRVVMASVIMTLAVAALAGCSFQEEEKVWEISGGIFGTSYHINVVLPDDNAKLKLLAQGIQSELEQVDNAMSTWKQDSELSRLNHQTDQMEWTVLSAPLFEVIQRAQEISAQTDGAFDATIGPVVNLWGFGPEARPEHTPSDEELQRMLGVTGWEFLELDAEVLAIRASKPQYIDLSGIAKGYGVDVVARYLDSQGVQAYLVEIGGEVRTRGRKPEGDIWRLAVETPSEQARQVNVVVALDQKSMATSGDYRNYYESEGKRYSHTIDPDTGRPIDHRLASVTVISDDCMTADALATAFNVMGFERAMSLATRENIPAYFIVRGEAGFDVHSTPAFSAYVVQ from the coding sequence CCAGCGTCATTATGACGCTGGCGGTGGCCGCCCTGGCGGGTTGCTCGTTTCAGGAAGAAGAAAAAGTCTGGGAGATCTCTGGTGGGATCTTTGGAACCAGCTATCACATCAACGTCGTATTGCCGGACGATAATGCCAAGCTCAAACTGCTGGCACAGGGCATTCAAAGCGAGTTGGAGCAGGTCGATAACGCGATGTCCACCTGGAAGCAGGACTCCGAACTGTCCCGGTTGAACCATCAAACGGACCAGATGGAGTGGACTGTACTCTCGGCTCCGCTTTTCGAAGTGATTCAGCGCGCTCAGGAAATCTCAGCTCAGACTGACGGCGCCTTCGATGCCACCATCGGGCCGGTGGTTAATCTCTGGGGGTTTGGCCCGGAGGCCAGGCCTGAACACACGCCCTCCGATGAGGAGCTGCAACGGATGCTAGGCGTGACCGGCTGGGAGTTCCTGGAGCTTGATGCAGAAGTGTTAGCTATCCGCGCCAGCAAACCCCAGTACATCGACTTGTCTGGTATTGCCAAGGGCTATGGGGTGGACGTGGTGGCCCGATACCTCGACAGCCAAGGCGTGCAGGCCTACCTTGTTGAGATAGGAGGCGAGGTGCGTACCCGAGGCCGCAAACCGGAAGGTGATATTTGGCGACTGGCGGTAGAGACGCCTTCCGAGCAGGCTCGACAGGTGAATGTGGTGGTGGCGCTGGATCAGAAATCCATGGCAACCTCCGGTGACTATCGTAACTATTACGAATCGGAAGGGAAGCGATATTCACATACAATTGACCCAGATACCGGTAGGCCGATCGATCATCGGTTAGCATCCGTAACCGTTATCTCGGATGACTGTATGACAGCCGATGCATTGGCAACAGCGTTCAATGTGATGGGGTTTGAGCGGGCGATGAGCCTGGCGACCCGTGAGAATATCCCGGCGTATTTTATTGTAAGGGGTGAAGCTGGATTTGACGTGCACAGCACGCCGGCGTTTTCCGCTTACGTTGTCCAGTAA